In Argopecten irradians isolate NY chromosome 11, Ai_NY, whole genome shotgun sequence, one DNA window encodes the following:
- the LOC138335681 gene encoding cytosol aminopeptidase-like — protein sequence MAASLRHTRASKHGLLRLWRGLKDTNAACISTSASRNKGLVLGLFESEEENGLPSFTKSTQNFDDRTKQKITHHLQILKKTLKKGQTRIFYDLDPEYSSVAVTCVGKKGASFDEMEWRGWTWYEHPI from the exons atggcggcgtCCTTGCGACACACGCGAGCGAGTAAACATGGACTATTACGGCTTTGGAGAGGACTGAAAGACACCAATGCTGCGTGTATATCAACGAGTGCATCAAGG AATAAAGGCCTTGTGTTAGGACTGTTTGAATCTGAAGAAGAAAATGGTCTGCCATCCTTCACAAAATCAACCCAGAACTTTGATGATCGAACCAAACAAAAGATCACACATCACCTTCAGAT TCTGAAAAAAACCCTAAAGAAGGGACAGACAAGGATATTTTACGACCTTGACCCCGAGTACTCGAGTGTGGCTGTAACATGTGTAGGGAAGAAGGGAGCCAGTTTTGACGAAATGGAGTGGAGGGGATGGACATGGTACGAGCACCCAATTTAG